In the Deltaproteobacteria bacterium genome, ACTTTCTCCGCCGGGGTAGTCTCTTTGCGCGGCGGGAAGGCGCCCCCCCTGCCTCCGCAGGGGCAGGCCGGGGTGCAAGGGTCTCTGAAGAGACCGCGGCCCGTGAGGCCCTTTTCCGCAGGGGCCGCCCGGAAAAGACACAGCAGAGAGCGTGTGACATGAAGCTCACCCTCATCTCCCCGCCCTTCGGCGAGGCCGTGCGTTCGAGCCGGCTCATGTCCATGACCGGCCTTGACGAGATACAGAAGAGCGAGGGATTGCCCATAGCTCCGCCGGTGCTCGAGTATCTGGCGGGCCTTACCGGCAAGGTCGCCCCCCACGTGGAGGTGGAGCTTGTGGACGCCAACCGCCAGGACCTCGACGTCTCGGCCCTTGACGCCGACGTCGTGGGCTTTACGGTCCTCACGCCCCAGGCGCCGTGGGTATACAGGCGGGCCGATGAGCTGCGGTCCATGGGCAGGAAGGTGGTGCTCGGCGGCATGCACGTGACGGTGCTGCCCCGCGAGGCCGCCGCCCACGCCGACGCCGTGATCATCGGCGAGGCCGAGAGCTGCTGGGGCGAGTGCCTCTCCGACGCCGAGGCCGGCCGCCTCAAGCCCTTTTACCGCGGCGTGAGGGCGGGGCTCGAGGACCTTGCCCGTCCCAGGCGGGGGCTCCTCGCCACGCGCTATCCCATGGGCTCCTTCTTTACCGCCCGGGGCTGTCCCTTCAAGTGCGCCTACTGCTCGGTATACAGGTTCTTCGGCAACGCCATTCGCCACCGCCCCATCGAGGATGTGGTGGCCGAGGTGGCCGAGAGCCCCTACTGGATGTTCTGGAATGTGGACGACAACATCTGGGGCGCCGGCATGGACCGCTCCATAAGGCTCTATACGGAGCTCTACCGCGAGCTGTCGGGGATGCGCAAGTGGTGGATAGGGTCGGGCGATCTCGTAAGCCCCCAGCACTCGCGGGGCCGCGAGCTCCTCAAGTGGGCGCGCAGAAGCG is a window encoding:
- a CDS encoding B12-binding domain-containing radical SAM protein, which gives rise to MKLTLISPPFGEAVRSSRLMSMTGLDEIQKSEGLPIAPPVLEYLAGLTGKVAPHVEVELVDANRQDLDVSALDADVVGFTVLTPQAPWVYRRADELRSMGRKVVLGGMHVTVLPREAAAHADAVIIGEAESCWGECLSDAEAGRLKPFYRGVRAGLEDLARPRRGLLATRYPMGSFFTARGCPFKCAYCSVYRFFGNAIRHRPIEDVVAEVAESPYWMFWNVDDNIWGAGMDRSIRLYTELYRELSGMRKWWIGSGDLVSPQHSRGRELLKWARRSGLTLVMVGWETENAASLAEWNALLKQGGRRREAVRMIRDHGIDVMLFIMVGGRRDTPDDFKRALDISDELGCMIHPMMVTPFPGTDLYELYRPYLIAGRGWEYYNGNRAVFEHDDPAMSVENREKALFWLRAEAFSASRIMGRLWELGPRGFPMTHVTSAMIQVPMGRAFREIREGNPYVQGS